The Anabaena sp. PCC 7108 region CAACCTCCAGTTCAATCGAACTTGAACCCCCACAGCAACTGTGGTGGAAATTAGACCAAACACTCTTAGAAGAAGTAGCGCAGGCATTAACAGATGCAGAGAGTCTGAGCGAACAAATTCAGATGGGGATAGGAATTTTCAACGAATTTGGGTCAGACTTTATTCATCAGCATGGTTTAAGTGCTGATGCTGTGTTTCTCCTGTCGCTACAGATTGCTTACACTCGCCTGCATAGTAAGCTTCCTACTGGCGCTTGGCAAGCTGTACACAACAGAAGCTTCCGGTACGGGCGACACGACTATGCCTTAGTAATTACACCCGAATCTGTAGAACTAATTCAAGCCTTTACTGAGGGAGCTTCAGACGAAGTGCGATATGAGTCCCTAAAACGTGCTGTTAACGCTCGTTTCTCGCGAGTGTTTGACGCTAAAAACGGGCAGGGAGTGGTCATGCACCTTTATGCACTTTATAGCTTATCTCGCCATAAAGGTAGCGGTGTTCCCGATATTTTTCAAGATAAAACCTTTGAAGAATTTATCTTAGACCCAAGCTTCTCCGCTTCTACTCTAAGTAATAAAATGGGCGTAGAGATACTCTGCCCCAGTCCATATCGCGACTATGGAATCGGCTATGTCATCGATCGCAACAAGATTGGCTTTACTGTAACGAGCAAACATCTACAGCCGGAAAAATTTATTTCCCTTCTGAAGCAGTGTCTTTTGGAAGTAGGTGAACTTATCAGTAAAAATTCTAAATTAAATGGCGATCTTAACCAGCTGTCTAGACAAGAGACATACAATACAATTACAGCCAAGTCAAGTCTGAGTGCAGAAATTCAGCAATTCTCATTTTGGACTTAAACTCATCTCAGTTGCAAAAACTTGAACAAAAGAATAGGCTTTTTAGAGAACACTATTGAGAAATATTTTTAATAGGTCGCGCAAAATTTTCAAAATGAGAATTGCTGGCAGAAATTTCCTTAAACTTTACGACTTTAGTAGACGTACTGCGCTACAGAGCCTTATACCCCACCTTCCGCACCCTAAACTGTCACACAACGAAAAATGGTCGTTTGGGGATTTGAGATTGGCGATCGCCACCTAAGATTTAGACTATTTTGTATCAAAATTATCCTCAAAGGTATTCAGAAATCCGAAATTACCGATTGTGACACCAGGGGTGCGGAAGGTGGGTTATACCAGCCTGACCAGACAGCTTATACATTTGTGCAAGATGGAAACATAGAAGCAGGTAGCTTGACTTATCAACAGTTGGATCGACGCGCCCGATCGCTGGCAGCTTATTTGCAGTCTCTAAAAGCCACTGGCGAACGGTCATTACTGCTGTTTCCACAGGGGTTGGAATTCATTACCGCCTTTTTTGGTTGCTTGTATGCGGGTGTTATCGCTATTCCAGCCCCTCCCCCCGATCCTACGCGACTGAAACGAACCCTACCCCGATTGCAAGCGATCGCACGAGATGCCGGAGCAACCTTTATACTGACCACATCCC contains the following coding sequences:
- a CDS encoding AMP-binding protein — protein: MVVWGFEIGDRHLRFRLFCIKIILKGIQKSEITDCDTRGAEGGLYQPDQTAYTFVQDGNIEAGSLTYQQLDRRARSLAAYLQSLKATGERSLLLFPQGLEFITAFFGCLYAGVIAIPAPPPDPTRLKRTLPRLQAIARDAGATFILTTSRIMTQLEENPSLEGATKKLKRLLDKHHSPHALLIKWHLIAN